The Nocardia sp. NBC_00508 nucleotide sequence GGGGCTGCCGATTCCGCTGCTGGACCCGGCCGAGCCATCAGCGCCGTTGCTCGCGGCCGCGGTGCATCCCGAACCGCGTCAAGCGCTCGAGGCGCTGTGGAACGCACGCGAGCGGGCCGACGCCGATCCGGCCGACGCCCCGGAGAGCCTGGACCTGGAGCTCACGCTCGCCGAGGCCAGAGTGCGGATCGACCTGCGCGAGTCGGCCGTCGTGCTGGACCTGCTCGCGCGCCTACCCGAGCGGGAATGGCGGGTCAGCTGGTATCGCGGCATGGCCGAACTGCTCGACCGGGAGTACGAGCGCGCTTTCACGAACTTCGACGAGGTCTTCCGGGTGCTTCCCGGCGAGATCGCTCCCAAGCTCGCGCTCGCCGCCACTGCCGAACTCATTCTTCAGCATTGGGATTCGCCGGATCCCGAGCAATGGCGCGCCTACGCGGAGAAGACGTACGAGACCGTCTGGCGCACCGACCGCACCGTGGTGAGCGCCGCCTTCGGCCTGGCCAGGCAACTGGCGGCGAATGACCGGGTGACCGAGGCCGTGCAGGCGCTCGACGCGGTGCCCGCGGCGTCGCGGTGTTTCACCACCGCGCGGATGACCGCCGTCCTGTTGATGCTGACCGCCGCACCGGTGGCCGAACTCGATGAGTTCACGCTGCACATCTCGGCGTCGCGCGTGCAGAGTCTGCCGAGAGGAGAGAGTCGTGCGGTGCAGATGCGGGTGCTGGTCCTCGGCGCGGCGCTGGCCTGGCTCCAGGCGGGCAACACGCCCAAGCGCCCGGACGCGACGCTGTTCGGCGCGCCGTTCACCCAGCGGGAACTGAGGGCAGGCACCGAGGCGGGGCTGCGTGCCCTTGCCCGCGGCGCGCCCAACCGCAAACACCGCTACGCGCTCGTCGACCTGGCCAACGCGATTCGCGCGAAAAGCTGGATCTAGCTGTACCCGGCCATCACGTTGATAGCAGTCGGCTGATCAGGGCGTGGTCTCCGAGAGCGGTGTGGATGATCAATCGCCTGCCGTGGACGGTCAGACGAGCGTTGCCGTGGGTCAGGAGCACCTCCGCGTGCTTCGAGAGAGTCTGGCATGCCCGAAAACGGTGCATGCCACAAACGCCGGCCGCGAGCGCAGTGCGACCGGGCGTTGGGGGAACTGATGTGGTTACGGGTTACTGCCAGGTGGCCGTGTCGGGGTCGATCCCGTGGGTACGAGCGGACTCGTCGATGATCTGCCGGAACCAGGAGGCCAGCCCGACCCGGATGCCGTCGTAGTGGGCGGAGAAGCCCGGGTCGGAATCGAACATCCGGCCCAGACACACCTGCATCTGTCGTGTGAGCGGGAAGAAGTTGGAGAAGACCTCGCGGTGGCGCTCGACGAGCGTGTTCGCCTCTGGACTGCCCGGGGCGATGCCCTGGTCCAGGGCATCGCCCAGATCACGCTGGAGCGTGGACATCGCGTGAGAGAGCGACTGCCACTGTTCCCGCGTGCGGGAAGCGGAGCGTTCGGCGAACTGCGCCCACTGCGGGGAATCTCCCCAGACAACGCGGGCCTGCCCGGACCCGCGTGGGTCCCAGTCCGCCCCGAACGTTGCCGACTGTTCTTCGTCGCTCAGGAGGATGCCGCGCTCGTGCGCCTCGGTCATCCGTTCCAGGCGTTCGTCGAGCTGTTGCAGGTCATGGATCCGCTCGGCGAGCTGGGAACGCTGCTCACACAAGGTGGCGCCGATCTTCGCGGTCGCGTCATCGAGCACTTCGCGGATCGCATCCAACCCGAGCCCGGTCTCCCGATAGGCGACGATTCGGTGCAGACGTTGCAGGTCTGCGTCGGTGTAGCGGCGATACCCCGCCGTGGTGCGGACCGAAGGCGACGCCAAGCCGATCTCGTCCCAGTAATGCAACGTGCGGACGGTCACCCCCACGAGCTCGGCGGCCGCGCCCACCATGACACCGTCATCGAACTCGCGATCAGCCATGAACGCCAGTGTGACTTTCACCCGCTGTGTCAGGGGGGACGATCCCGACCGATGCAAGATCGCGTGCCTCCTGGCTGTCAGGATCAAACTGCTTCGCCGCGGTGAACACGACCCGCGCCCGTTCGGGGGTGATCACTTCGACGTCGCGAGTTATCCACGGAGTATCACGCGGTCCGGTCACGCTGTCGGGCACGAGTTCCGTACACGCCTCGACGAGGCGATCGATCTCGTTCAGCACGCACGCGAAGCTCACGCTCATCGGCGGCACATCGGTCTCTTCGGGGCCCGCCGCCGCGGGGACGAGCAGTACGTCCTGGAACGCCCACCGGCGCAGGTGGACCACCTGTCCGGGAACGCTGAACAGCTCGATGAAGCCGAGCCCTCGCACCCAGAAGTCCGTTGACGCCGCCAGGTCGGATGTCGGAATCGTCACGAACGTCGGCATCGCGTAGATGCCGCGAAACACTTCTAACGCAACCGCCTCCGGACCTCGCTCGGATATGGGGCTCATCTCGAACGCGTTGAAGAATTCACTCATGCATTGCACCATCCACCCTCACGCAACGTGAGGGTCAAGCCGAGTCCATGAATCCGGTCCTATCGCTGCGATGCGACCAACGTCGTGGCCGGGTACATCTAGCAGGTCGATCGGCGACCGGCCACGGCCGGAAGCACCATCGCCGACGTGATTCAGATGATCCGCCGCTGCGGTCACCCTGATCGGGGCCACGGACATCCCGGCCCGACATGAATCAAGGTCGGCTGCGATGGTCGGCAACCACCTGCACCGCCGCCCGCGCGATCGCCAGCTCCTCGTTGGTCGGCACCACCA carries:
- a CDS encoding VOC family protein yields the protein MSEFFNAFEMSPISERGPEAVALEVFRGIYAMPTFVTIPTSDLAASTDFWVRGLGFIELFSVPGQVVHLRRWAFQDVLLVPAAAGPEETDVPPMSVSFACVLNEIDRLVEACTELVPDSVTGPRDTPWITRDVEVITPERARVVFTAAKQFDPDSQEARDLASVGIVPPDTAGESHTGVHG
- a CDS encoding MerR family transcriptional regulator, which produces MADREFDDGVMVGAAAELVGVTVRTLHYWDEIGLASPSVRTTAGYRRYTDADLQRLHRIVAYRETGLGLDAIREVLDDATAKIGATLCEQRSQLAERIHDLQQLDERLERMTEAHERGILLSDEEQSATFGADWDPRGSGQARVVWGDSPQWAQFAERSASRTREQWQSLSHAMSTLQRDLGDALDQGIAPGSPEANTLVERHREVFSNFFPLTRQMQVCLGRMFDSDPGFSAHYDGIRVGLASWFRQIIDESARTHGIDPDTATWQ